One genomic window of Hyperolius riggenbachi isolate aHypRig1 chromosome 7, aHypRig1.pri, whole genome shotgun sequence includes the following:
- the LOC137525304 gene encoding macro domain-containing protein LMOf2365_2748-like: MRPRPSPFEHVGDALWALGILLWLGSGALHTAAIYAELRPRPPEKRLFRCLVISVWKGDLTREDTDVVVNAANEDLKHIGGLAQALAKAGGPVIEEDSQDHIKKYGKVQTGDIAVTRPGNLPCKCLIHAVGPMWSSGIADRCEAELSECIKNVLEYVEKSQVNSVAIPAVSSGIFGFPLELCADVIVRTVHSFMYNTTSKHLKEIRLVNNDDKTVDAMKKACETHIGRSDVISVAPSSSSSSSGPHSYSTGSHVQPSGAHSGSSSASSYQTRSQTHKSAQMSSERPPSISVHGFTLHLKQGLIQDQQPYSKMDYLRFWQIY, encoded by the exons ATGCGGCCCAGACCTTCTCCGTTTGAACATGTCGGGGATGCGTTGTGGGCGCTGGGTATCCTGCT CTGGCTGGGATCAGGAGCTCTTCACACTGCTGCCATCTACGCTGAGCTCCGGCCACGCCCCCCCGAGAAGAGATTATTTCGATGTCTAGTGATCAGTGTGTGGAAGGGTGACCTCACCAGAGAGGACACCGATGTGGTGGTGAATGCAGCCAATGAAGACCTAAAGCATATTGGAGGATTGGCCCAGGCTCTGGCCAAAGCTGGAGGACCAGTCATTGAAGAGGACAGTCAAGATCACATTAAGAAATATGGCAAAGTACAGACTGGAGATATTGCAGTGACGCGTCCCGGCAATCTGCCGTGCAAATGTCTCATTCATGCCGTGGGGCCGATGTGGTCAAGTGGTATTGCTGACAGGTGTGAAGCTGAACTTTCTGAATGTATCAAGAATGTCTTAGAATATGTGGAGAAAAGCCAAGTGAATTCTGTGGCCATCCCGGCTGTGAGCTCCGGGATCTTCGGCTTTCCTCTCGAACTCTGTGCTGACGTCATTGTGAGAACCGTCCACTCTTTCATGTATAATACAACATCAAAACACCTGAAGGAGATCCGGCTGGTGAATAACGATGACAAAACTGTGGATGCCATGAAGAAGGCCTGTGAAACACATATTGGGCGAAGTGATGTCATCAGTGTTGCCCCTTCATCTTCTTCTAGCTCATCAGGGCCACACAGCTACAGCACAGGTAGTCATGTTCAGCCAAGTGGTGCCCACAGCGGATCCTCATCAGCTTCCTCCTACCAGACGAGGTCTCAGACTCACAAGTCTGCTCAGATGTCCTCAGAGAGACCACCTTCCATCTCAGTCCATGGCTTCACACTTCACCTGAAGCAAGGCCTCATCCAGGATCAGCAG ccttattccaaaatggattacttgaggttttggcaaatatATTAA